The window TGATTGTTGTCTTGTTCATTTTCAGCCGTTGGATGGGATACGTGCGATTGAAGTCTTGAGGGATCCATTGGAATTATGGAAAGCTGGAGGGTTTAGTTGGGGTTGTTTTATAGAAACACGACTGGGTTTGGTGAAAGGACGCGTGGCTGTTTGTGATTGGTTGGAAAATTGGTTTGGTTTGGCGCGCCATTCGATGTGATGAGGATGATAATAGTGCTAGGACATGCATGGATGTGTATGTTTTTAATGTAGTTGGATTTGGATCAGATCGGGTGACTGGGACGTGTGGGATTAGATTCGTCAAGAAGGTATAGTAGGTGTTTggcggggcttttaagccccgcttctggacttttaagttataagcacttattcgtactgtttgtgtaaaaagtcgagaagcacttataaaaagctacgattcttagcttttgtttcatgacttctacttttttcccaaacactttaatcacttataagtcttaactaacttctaacttctacttcacttttttattttaagcaagaagcacttattttaagctcgtccaaacggccccatagttTCTAGAGGAAATTGTACTTCAGACCATAAATCAGAAAACAGACTTTGACAATTCGGTCGATTTAGTTGTTATCGTACGATTACGAAGATGGGctattttgttcaaattttatatatttaaaaatctggTTGCAGACGTTAGGAATATGAACATCTAggatatattcatattataattttaatatatatgtgtattttcTTTCGGTAATAGTTGAGATTTgagaattaaatataaattgtaacaATTTAGGTAGtacaatatttaaaattttcaattatattttcatttcgtatactataaatatatgaaGAAATCAAAATGTGGAGATGCATTGGATTTTTCCCCATGATATAATACTTTAATTTTTCCGTCCAGGTATATATCGAATTTAAGTTTAACGAGTTGCCGGTGAGAATTTAAGCTCAACTTGCCGGTGAAAGTTTTGCTATATACTATTTTATCAGAAAAGAGATACTAGAGCTCCTCTTGTGAACTGAGATACATATTTGTCTGAAAGTTTTGCGCTCTGTTATTTTGTTAAGAGGAGAGACATTGCTACAAGATTATAGTGCAAGTAGGtaatgatattttcaaaaacaatcaaCACTTGTTTGAAGGCCTGATGATTTAACTATtcatttgttatttcaaatgaaCGATTATGGTTTCGGTGAGcggtatttttattttattttctcagttaatatagtattttattaaaaaaatttatttcataaattattttgttagtCGATGATTTGCCCTCATATCGAGTTAGGTCAGATGAAGACCCCAAAATTTTGGAGTTTTGGAGATCACAACACCctcattaaataaatataataatcaatgactaagattatttttaaaatataaatcaattaattactataaaattgaaaaatttaaaaaaaaatattttttattctgcTGAATACCTGTGTAAGAAACCACCGCTGAAATAGCATTAAGCAGCTGGGCTTCTAGTGATCATAATTTGGGCTTCACTTAAATCTTTCAACAATTGGGCTTCTCTGCCACAATTCAAATACAAATTCCCGGGTCCCTTTAGGTTAATACTTGGCGCCTCTCCCGTTCAACAAATCAAtctgaaattaaaaataatttgggcCGGATCCAAAAAATAATTCCCGCCCGAAAAATCGAATTCCCCCCTTTCTGCCAATTGCTAttgtaaaatcataaaaatcgcAGCCTTACAGCTATACACACAGAGATCAacaaacatatgtatatatagaaatGATGATCTTTCTCTTCTTCTCTCAACAAAGTAACAATCACTTGTACTAGATTTCTCTCTTTCTTTCCCTTTATTACAAGGTCAGTTTCTTACTTAATTAACTTgtgtttatgttttttaatgtattgatttttattgttattattattgttgtcatTCTCTTTTTAGTTCGTCGATGGGATTTTTGCTAATTCAATTGTTAGTCTATGTTGGTTGGTGTTAATTGAGATGTACAGTTTATAACTAAAGGTTTGATTTTGATGCGTTTTTAGGGTTTAAAGATTGAAGCTTTGTTTGATTAGAGTTGATTTATGATGAGTGGGGAAAATTCTTGTGATGAAGTTTCCAAGAAAAGGAGTGCTTTAGGAGATGTTACGAATCTTGTTGGGAAAAGAGGATTATCGGAGATTTCGGGTGGTGATTTTGAGGACAGGAAAAAGGGTAAGTCTGTGAAGCAAGTATGTTTAGAAGTGGAGAATGTAGGAAAAAAGGAATCTTTGGCTGAAGGGGGTGTCAATAAAGATAGGGGCAAGGAGGTATTGGATTGCTTGGGCGTTTGTCCCGGGGCTGATGAGCCGAATAGCAAATTCATTTCTGAGGTGCCAAAGTTATTGAAGAATGACTTTCTACATGGCGGGGTTGAAGATATTAATCGAAATGTGGCTGATGTTTCAAGAGAGAGTTGTGTATCTGGCATTCCAAAGCCTACAAGCCCGGCTGTTCTGGATAGTGTTGATGTGGGAGGGGATCCGGCGAAGGATGAGGGAGTCGGTTCTCAAGGCGAACAAAGCACTACTGTCTTTGAACAATTTGATACTGATGTTGATGAAAATGAGCTTGGTGATGAGAATTTAGACTCGGGCAAAAGTGAGTCAGTTGATTATCTCAGATTTCCAGAATCACAAGAATCCAGATCATGTGGTCTGGAAAGATGTGTTGGGTTTAAAGGTGATGGATTATCTGATTCTCCTGTGGGTATTGACTTGATCAAGGCTTGCACTTGTTCTTTTTGCACAAAAGGTACTCtcaactaatatatttttatctgaaaccttgatatgtttaaattATGTGGTTATATGTCATCAAGTACAGTACTAGATGCTTCAGTTTGTTTTATGAATGATCTGATTATGGTGTTTGTTCTATGTTATTAAATCAGCTGCTTATATTTGGTCAGACCTTCACTACCAGGATATCAAGGGCCGTTTAGCAGGTTGGTGTTCAATTTTTGTATGGCCGTCAAAAATCAGCATGACACTTTATATTGGTTTTGTGTTTTCTTTTGCTGAACTCTATTATCgaataatatgttatatttttaactgAATTCGCCAGCATTAAAGAAGAGTCAGAAAGAAGCGAACATCTTGGCTGAAAGGAGTACCAAGATCAGGGCAGCTAACATTCATGGTCAAGAAACACCTGATGTCTCAGAGCTCCAGTCAAGTCTTAGGGGTCAGTGGAGGTCGCTCTTCGCTCATATGGAGGAAATTTTTGGTCAAGAAAGCAGCCAGCTTGTAAGTTCAACTCTAGAGCTTGCACTGATCACCCTGCCTGCTTTTGCACAAATTATTAAATGGTAGTAGCCTTTATAAAGCACAAGAGGCTATATATAGCTATATCTGTTTAATTGTCCATCTGAATCGCATAATTGTGACTTTCATTGGGCTTGTGATTTAAAAATGATAAGCCAAATatcaaaaaggaaaagaaagtgaTAAAACCTCAGCTATCATTCACATTTTTGTTTATTGTAATTTTGAACTTTcctgaaatttgataaactaTGTATCAAAGCACAAAAGAAGAGATGAAAACCCAAGGTAATACTTAATAGTATACTTGGTTTATTTCAATCTTCAAGTTTTCTGAAATttgccaattttttttatttttactgcTTTTAAGTATAACCCCTGTTGCTCTATTGGTTTTTAGTCTGTCGTTGGGtagacaattttttttataaaaaatcatctaagaatatttaaatttttttaaactaaaaattcCCAAGTGCCGGCTCTTACCTCTGTTTTCACCTGTCTTCAACACTGCTATTTTTTGTTGTAAAACATGTGGTTATTCTGGTAAATGTTCAAGGAGAGCAGATTGTTATACTATGACATACCTTTGATTGTTAAGATCAAAGGTTCTCTAGAAATGACTATGTAGTAACTATCCAAACAATCACTCTTAACATTGTTATACTTGCCTGAATTAGATTACAATGAAATTTCTCCTTGTGTTGGCTTATGGTAATTTGTTAGGATCTGTTTAACCTTATTAGAATATTGATGGATATTACAGCAAGCCAGCGACCCTATTTTCTTCTCCACTGTTAGAAGTGGCCTTTTTTATGTTGATAACCTCTGTTATTTcttatctaaattattttgaattggcTGATATACTTTTATCTTCCTTTTTACTCGTGAAGTGCTTCTTAGGTATACGCTCTGCCTGTGAAACTTTACTAGATGTATCAAATAACTAAAGGAGATTTGAAGGCTGAAATTGAGTCCAGAGGTTCTGAAAAACCATTCAAGCTtctgttttatattttgtagCAATTATGCTAGTGAAAATTGTGAAACATCTAATGCATGCAAGATCTTAGGCAACATTTTCTTCCGCTAGATGACAATAGATATATGAACTTAGTTTCTACTCTCAAacttttatgaaaataacaaatatgaattatatatgattagaAACAAACTAAAATTTCCCGTCTGACTATCAGAAGTTTCACATAAACATTCTGGCCTCTGAATGTTTTATCAGCTACCCTGTATTAGAcaagtcaaataataaaatttagtcTCTAAATGCTTGCAAGATCTTAGGGAACATTATTAATCCTATCTGGTCATCAACTTGCAAAGGAGGAAATAACCGCATATAGGAACACAATTTACATACCAACACTAATTGTACCCTAGATCTGTGGAAATACTGAGAAGAGGTATGTAACTTGACTTTCTTTGCATAATTGGTAAGAGTTTAAAATTGTCAGTAGCGCTGATGATTCTAAATGTATCTTGTATGGATTCATACCATAAGCAGTGTCCACGCGGCATATGGTAAatatagttggtgtaatgtgATAAATTAGTGCTGCAGATATCAGACTGAAAGCATTTCAAAAATTTGCTGCTGTTAGGCTTTTGTACAACTTCTTTTCGTTATCTTTGTTTGTAATGCATCTATAAGTTATTGATTATAATCTCTTATCAGATATAACTATGCTGGATTGCATGATCTACTTGtcgcaaatatttttgattttgctCCCATGTATAGTGAATATTGTATTATTGATGAATGATTGAGTGAGATTTGTAAGTATCGTTGATGTTCCTATGGCTCCTAAATACTCCGGtctctttattattttcaacatggaaTCTGATAAGTAGCTCAATCATGAATTGCAGGAATCCAACTTATACACACTAAAGGATCTGAGAGATAATTGCAAGACTGAATTGGAGTCGATTAATGGGATGCCTTTTAGTAAAGAGTAGTATGCTTCCAGAGATATGATCCATGTTGTGTTTGTAATGTTGGTGCGCTTTTGCCCcatttctttcttgttctccTATGTTCTGTTTTACTGGTTTCATCTGAATCTACCTAATCTGTAgttgtataataataaaattgtatGCTATATTAGCTCTTTAAACGATTGTTTGCACCAATATTTGCCCTTAGTACAATTTTCAGACAATCTTTTTCCTATTTAAGTTGTGTTTGTAGGTGGTTTTTATCTATAATTGAATATGACTTGGTGTGATTAATAGTGACTGGTTTACTTCATGATAATCTGGAACATAGTCATAGTTTTATTTGCAATAGCGTGTAaaatgtacttgtcatcagtggatCAGTTGGGGGACTGGGGCAGTTGAAACTTGGATGTGAAGCTGGAATATTATGCTTAGACTCTTATTTTATAATGACACGATAATGGCTTGATTTGGGGTCATGTTTGATGCAATGATTAAGTGTTTACTTTCAATCTGTTAAGACTTTGAATCTAAGACTGCATTGGTTCGGAGTTTTTCTGACCCCAGTGATTTAATCAAAAAAAGAACTCTgcaaattttgttaaattacCAAGCCACATTATGTGTCTCCAGCACCAAACTTGCACAATAGAGCTCAGCAAGTCACATTCATTAGCAGTTAGAACCATTTTTATCCCATCTTTGTTTATTGCATTATTGGAATAGTTTGTATTACAATCAGTAGATAATGATGCTTCCTTCTCTAGAGATAAACTAGTTAATTAGTTGATGCTTCTCTGGAGATAACTTAGTTAACTAGTTGATGCTTCATCCGAGTTCTTTGTTTATTCTTGAGAATGGAGATAATGGTGTTTATCACATAATCATGCAAATAATGGGTTTCTAGTCAACTCTTGCCGATTGAAGTGGCATGTCAACTACACATGAATTATAATCATCCCATCTAGTGTTAACCAACAGTATTGGTAGAATATGATTATAATACTTCAATCACGTAATacactaataaaaaaacatagtCAACCACAGCAAGCAGCACTAGCAAATAGAGTTTGTGAACTGTGATGTAGGTCTTGTTCATGATCTTTTGTGAGTCAGGGAGGGGCTTAAAAACGTTGCAAGCACCTCTTAACCCATGTCATTAATTTAGGATGCTCATCTTGAGGCTGAAGTTGCCAAGTTCTTCGTATGTATAAACCAAAAGTATTACCAATTTACCGCCATAAAGACATTTGTCACTAAGCTCACCTCCTAATACCTTGAGTTCAGGGCCGTCTGGGAGAATTTTGGGGCCCTGtgctaaaatatgaattaggccccaaataataaaaaaatatgtatattgtaaaagtaaataaataataaaaatattattttatttttttataaaattaaaacatgtcacttagaataagataaataatgttattaaataatcagtaattctagtattttaaacaaaatttatatatgaatttatttgagatatatctatatttcattgaaaagaatgaaatttatagtacatatgaaaaaatatcatatgtaaaaaatattatgaaaacatttaataaaagagtaattattataaaaaaaagtaaagataCAACACAAAAGTATTAAAAATGCAAatagatataataaattaatctattagattatgtaattatttatctataaataaatagaatgaaaataaatattaaattttcaattttcaatttcattctttaaattttttttattaaataaaacattgaTTTCTAAATTTTGAGGCCCCTATAGTTTTGGGGCCCTGTGCCGTCGCCCACCTTGCACGTCTCAAAAACCGGCCCTGCTTGAGTTCACCGTCAGTTCTTTTTTCCCGCctccttttcttctccaacaTGATATGGATCAGAAGGGAGCAAAGGAGCTCTGTCGTTACAGACTTCATCAATGTATATTGTACAATGAGGGAAGACTTGCAGACTGGCATCCCATTTTGGATGAAGTACCGGAATTTTGTGGCAAACCGGGTTCATCTTAGCTCTTGTAATCCTTCCTCAAGTCCTGTTCTTTGTACTCGTACACTATATGCCCTTTTGAGCTGATGCAACTCTCATTCTAGCCGAACATACTTCCCAAAAGTCCACCAGAAATCACCGCTTAAAATGTACATTAAACTTGTATATATCCCTGCATGGCTGCATGGGTTAGTTGAAGACATTGCTAGTAATATCAAGAAACCAAACTTATGAAGGCAAATTGATTTAAATTGGTTTGTATGTAACGTAGCAACTTCTGACTCCTATAACAATTACAGGATTTTAGTTTGTTTAATGCTATGTTTTATGTCTATCTAATTATGTACTGGCGAAAGAATCCTTGACTAAATTTCTGCAatacatatttaataaaaattgccGATTACTCCCTCCGCCCCACCCGATTCTTTATATCGGATTTGGACACGGAAGTTAAAAAAATaggtataaagtagtggaaagaGAAAGAATAATGGGTGAAGTGATAGGATCCatagatatttaatatataaaagatatagTGGAGTAAAATTATGGTGAAAATGGAGGAAAAGTGGGAAAGTgttgggacccattaactatttaagaaaaatgtaaGATAAAGAAACGAGTGGGACGTCTAAAAGAAATAGTAAAGATTCGGTGGAACGAAGGGATTACTTGTCCATTGATAGAACAACTGCAAAGTTGATCAACTAACATCTATCTACGGTTAAAAAATGAGATACTACATCTTTTGATACAGTACCACTAGGGGCGTAGCTACGTTCACCACCGGGGTCACTTGCA of the Daucus carota subsp. sativus chromosome 4, DH1 v3.0, whole genome shotgun sequence genome contains:
- the LOC108216289 gene encoding uncharacterized protein LOC108216289 isoform X1, producing the protein MMSGENSCDEVSKKRSALGDVTNLVGKRGLSEISGGDFEDRKKGKSVKQVCLEVENVGKKESLAEGGVNKDRGKEVLDCLGVCPGADEPNSKFISEVPKLLKNDFLHGGVEDINRNVADVSRESCVSGIPKPTSPAVLDSVDVGGDPAKDEGVGSQGEQSTTVFEQFDTDVDENELGDENLDSGKSESVDYLRFPESQESRSCGLERCVGFKGDGLSDSPVGIDLIKACTCSFCTKAAYIWSDLHYQDIKGRLAALKKSQKEANILAERSTKIRAANIHGQETPDVSELQSSLRGQWRSLFAHMEEIFGQESSQLESNLYTLKDLRDNCKTELESINGMPFSKE
- the LOC108216289 gene encoding uncharacterized protein LOC108216289 isoform X2 codes for the protein MMSGENSCDEVSKKRSALGDVTNLVGKRGLSEISGGDFEDRKKGKSVKQVCLEVENVGKKESLAEGGVNKDRGKEVLDCLGVCPGADEPNSKFISEVPKLLKNDFLHGGVEDINRNVADVSRESCVSGIPKPTSPAVLDSVDVGGDPAKDEGVGSQGEQSTTVFEQFDTDVDENELGDENLDSGKSESVDYLRFPESQESRSCGLERCVGFKGDGLSDSPVGIDLIKACTCSFCTKAAYIWSDLHYQDIKGRLAALKKSQKEANILAERSTKIRAANIHGQETPDVSELQSSLRGQWRSLFAHMEEIFGQESSQLVSSTLELALITLPAFAQIIKWNPTYTH